The bacterium genome window below encodes:
- a CDS encoding LLM class F420-dependent oxidoreductase, with protein MKKPLGIGLVLPNLGPLATAESMIAIAERAEARGFADLWTADHVVLPIESDTSYPYVRDAKVRLDPTHPIIDPMIALAGLATRTRTIGLGISVYLAALRHPLVAARLVASLDHLSGGRVRLGVGAGWIPEEYETMGIPFAERGRVLDEHLAALRTLFSDTAPRFEGEHYRFDNLGFEPKPVQSPLPIWIGGNSPPARRRAVTLGDAWHVIDLPVETLDRGVRDLRARCEKAGRDPTEIVVSMRAQVVLSEAPIPEKERFAPLMGPRDFVLEEIGRLRQAGLDHIALWPARAGSDVGAYLESVDRFAEEIVPAFAPETGA; from the coding sequence ATGAAGAAGCCGCTGGGGATCGGTCTCGTCCTGCCCAATCTCGGCCCGCTCGCCACGGCCGAGTCGATGATCGCGATCGCCGAGCGGGCCGAGGCGCGCGGCTTCGCGGACCTCTGGACCGCGGACCACGTCGTCCTCCCGATCGAGTCGGACACGTCCTACCCCTACGTGCGGGACGCGAAGGTCCGGCTCGATCCGACGCATCCGATCATCGACCCGATGATCGCCCTCGCCGGTCTCGCCACGCGAACGCGAACCATCGGACTCGGCATCAGCGTCTATCTGGCGGCCCTGCGCCATCCCCTCGTCGCCGCCCGCCTCGTCGCCTCCCTCGATCACCTCTCCGGCGGGCGCGTGCGTCTCGGCGTCGGCGCCGGCTGGATTCCCGAGGAGTACGAGACCATGGGCATCCCGTTCGCGGAGCGCGGCCGCGTGCTCGACGAGCACCTCGCCGCCCTGCGGACGCTCTTCTCCGACACCGCGCCCCGCTTCGAGGGCGAGCACTACCGTTTCGACAACCTGGGCTTCGAGCCGAAGCCCGTCCAGTCCCCGCTCCCGATCTGGATCGGGGGCAACAGCCCCCCCGCAAGGCGCCGCGCGGTCACGCTCGGCGACGCCTGGCACGTGATCGACCTTCCCGTCGAGACGCTCGATCGAGGTGTGCGCGACCTGCGTGCACGCTGCGAGAAGGCGGGGCGCGACCCCACGGAGATCGTCGTCTCCATGCGCGCGCAGGTCGTGCTGTCGGAGGCGCCGATCCCGGAGAAAGAGCGCTTCGCCCCGCTCATGGGACCACGCGACTTCGTCCTCGAGGAGATCGGTCGGCTGCGCCAGGCGGGACTCGACCACATCGCGCTGTGGCCTGCTCGAGCAGGCAGCGACGTCGGTGCGTACCTGGAGTCGGTCGATCGGTTC
- a CDS encoding amidohydrolase family protein — translation MGKELKTWLRGGTLVDGTGAPPRRGDLLLEGDRLFAVGTVDAETARDARTIDCDGLVVAPGFIDVHTHYDAQVFWDPDFTPSSWHGVTTVVMGNCGFGIAPTRPADRGTIARILENVEGMTLEALEAGIPWGFESFPEYLDAVERLPLRLNAAAYVGHTPVRQYVMGEDATEREATDDEVEAMRRIVGEAIDAGAIGFSTSHAASHVGAYGKPVPSRLSTLDEIWTLAGELGRRDRGVIEATWGPDLFVDEFARLARDIDRPVSWAAIMATRRDPDYAPEVVERTEAAGGFVRPQIAVRPIVVQIMLTDPGPFGNVPSFVEVLALPPAERPAKYRDAEWRGRAEAQIRESWGDIVDRATVSESTLHADLVGAGPLGGLAAERGVSSFALMIDLALEEELKTRFHVPMTNDNEAQVAEMLANDHLLLGLSDAGAHTSQLCDADFATYLLQHWWREEQAISLERAVWRLTGQPAEFLGLSDRGHLVPGAIADVTVFDPDRVGSRPTERVRDFPTGADRLVARSTGVEHVFVAGQAIRRNGEDVPNAGPEAPGRLLRTGGAGARA, via the coding sequence ATGGGCAAGGAACTCAAGACCTGGCTGCGAGGCGGGACGCTCGTCGACGGAACCGGCGCGCCGCCGCGCCGCGGCGACCTGCTCCTCGAGGGCGACCGACTCTTCGCCGTCGGGACCGTCGACGCCGAGACGGCCCGCGACGCCCGGACGATCGACTGCGACGGACTCGTCGTGGCCCCCGGCTTCATCGACGTCCACACCCACTACGACGCCCAGGTCTTCTGGGACCCGGACTTCACGCCCTCCTCCTGGCACGGCGTCACCACCGTCGTGATGGGCAACTGCGGCTTCGGGATCGCCCCCACGCGCCCGGCGGATCGCGGCACGATCGCGCGCATTCTCGAGAACGTGGAAGGGATGACCCTCGAGGCCCTCGAGGCGGGCATTCCGTGGGGCTTCGAGTCCTTCCCGGAATACCTCGATGCGGTCGAGCGGCTTCCGCTGAGACTCAACGCGGCGGCCTATGTCGGGCACACGCCGGTCCGGCAATACGTGATGGGCGAAGACGCGACCGAGCGCGAGGCGACCGACGACGAGGTGGAGGCGATGCGGCGGATCGTCGGCGAGGCGATCGACGCCGGCGCGATCGGCTTCTCGACCTCCCACGCCGCGTCCCACGTCGGCGCCTACGGCAAGCCCGTCCCGAGCCGACTCTCCACCCTCGACGAGATCTGGACCTTGGCAGGCGAGCTCGGTCGGCGCGACCGCGGCGTCATCGAGGCGACCTGGGGCCCCGACCTCTTCGTCGACGAGTTCGCGCGCCTCGCGCGAGACATCGACCGCCCGGTGTCGTGGGCCGCGATCATGGCGACGCGTCGCGATCCCGACTACGCGCCCGAAGTGGTCGAGCGAACGGAGGCAGCGGGTGGCTTCGTGCGCCCGCAGATCGCGGTCCGACCGATCGTCGTCCAGATCATGCTGACCGATCCCGGCCCCTTCGGAAACGTGCCCAGCTTCGTCGAGGTGCTCGCGCTCCCGCCCGCGGAACGCCCCGCGAAGTACCGCGACGCCGAGTGGCGCGGCCGGGCTGAAGCCCAGATCCGCGAGAGCTGGGGCGACATCGTCGACCGCGCGACCGTTTCCGAGAGCACCCTCCATGCCGACCTCGTCGGAGCCGGTCCCCTCGGCGGGCTCGCGGCGGAGCGCGGCGTCTCGTCCTTCGCCCTGATGATCGACCTCGCCCTCGAGGAAGAGCTGAAGACGCGCTTCCACGTCCCCATGACCAACGACAACGAAGCGCAGGTCGCCGAGATGCTCGCGAACGACCATCTGCTGCTGGGCCTGTCGGATGCCGGCGCGCACACTTCGCAGCTCTGCGACGCGGACTTCGCGACCTATCTGCTTCAGCACTGGTGGCGGGAGGAGCAAGCGATTTCCCTCGAGCGCGCGGTCTGGCGCCTCACCGGCCAGCCCGCCGAATTCCTCGGTCTCAGCGATCGCGGGCACCTCGTGCCCGGCGCCATCGCCGACGTCACGGTATTCGACCCCGACCGCGTGGGGTCCCGTCCGACCGAGCGCGTCCGCGACTTTCCGACCGGTGCCGATCGCCTCGTCGCCCGGAGCACGGGCGTCGAGCACGTCTTCGTCGCCGGGCAGGCGATCCGGCGGAACGGCGAGGACGTGCCGAACGCGGGGCCAGAGGCGCCGGGACGATTGCTGCGGACGGGTGGGGCCGGCGCGCGCGCGTGA